The following are encoded together in the Persephonella sp. genome:
- a CDS encoding bifunctional 3'-5' exonuclease/DNA polymerase, whose protein sequence is MNENLKYSYIVDVDRAIESLKDFEKDKYIFLDTEVAVKSFKDIDFFQDKVRLVQIGNREKTYIYDMFRIPEFSKHLKKLLESKGVVGHNLKFDIKFLKTNFDIFPQIVFDTMIASQLLSENEREKHSLQAVTYRLTDDELDKTQQSSAWGLRNLSKEQIDYAAKDVQALRDIFPILRDRLNNIKTPHKATGIIHETFSLDNAAAVVEMAFVPQLALIELTGMPVDEKVLKDQLQKVSSDYQRMYIDFVRKYGVDPFSPHKITYWLSTKLGLKLPKTQKGSLSSQDSALRKYIDREEVKQLVEIRSTKKILDKLKELSSHTKNGRIYSEFKQIGAPTGRMASSRPNLQNITRELRKLFKTPEGRSLIVADYSQIELRIAAEYVGDNTMIKAFSEGKDLHKFTASLILGKPYEDVTKEERQMAKAINFGLIYGISPKSLMEYARNNYSIDISMKEAQKFHERFFEVYSGFKNWHDRVKQDLSKKHSLVVYSLLGRRMVVHRFTEAVNFPIQATGSDLLKMAVVFFGKLKNDLDAQIVNLVHDEIIVESSEENSQKAKEILSQSMLKAGKILLRKVPVEFEVEIVGTWADK, encoded by the coding sequence TTGAACGAAAATCTAAAATACTCCTACATTGTTGATGTTGACCGTGCGATAGAGAGTTTAAAAGATTTTGAAAAGGATAAATACATTTTTTTAGACACAGAAGTTGCGGTTAAATCTTTTAAAGATATAGATTTTTTTCAGGACAAAGTTCGTCTTGTCCAGATCGGAAACAGAGAGAAGACTTACATATATGATATGTTCCGGATACCTGAATTTTCAAAGCATCTAAAAAAACTTTTAGAAAGTAAAGGTGTTGTAGGGCACAATCTCAAGTTTGACATTAAATTTCTTAAGACAAACTTTGATATTTTCCCTCAGATAGTTTTTGATACCATGATCGCATCACAGCTTTTATCTGAAAATGAAAGGGAAAAACATTCACTTCAGGCTGTAACATACAGGCTAACAGATGATGAACTGGATAAAACTCAGCAGTCTTCTGCTTGGGGATTAAGAAACCTCAGTAAAGAACAGATTGATTATGCAGCTAAAGATGTTCAGGCTTTAAGAGATATATTCCCAATTTTGAGAGACAGACTTAACAACATAAAAACTCCTCACAAAGCAACCGGAATAATACATGAGACATTTTCGCTGGACAACGCTGCAGCTGTAGTTGAGATGGCTTTCGTCCCCCAGCTTGCTTTGATTGAGCTTACAGGTATGCCTGTTGATGAAAAAGTTCTAAAGGATCAGCTTCAGAAGGTTTCATCAGATTACCAGAGAATGTATATAGATTTTGTTAGAAAATACGGTGTTGATCCTTTTTCTCCCCACAAAATTACCTACTGGCTTTCAACAAAATTAGGACTGAAACTTCCTAAAACACAGAAAGGTTCTCTCTCTTCACAGGACAGTGCATTAAGAAAATATATAGATAGAGAAGAGGTTAAACAGCTTGTTGAGATAAGATCAACAAAAAAAATACTTGATAAACTAAAAGAGCTATCCTCCCATACAAAAAACGGAAGGATTTACAGCGAGTTTAAACAAATTGGAGCTCCAACAGGAAGAATGGCTTCATCAAGACCGAATCTGCAGAACATAACAAGGGAGCTCAGAAAACTTTTTAAGACCCCGGAAGGAAGATCACTCATTGTTGCAGATTATTCCCAGATAGAACTGAGAATAGCTGCAGAGTATGTAGGAGATAATACTATGATAAAAGCGTTCTCTGAAGGAAAGGATCTACATAAATTTACAGCCTCTTTAATACTTGGTAAACCTTATGAAGATGTAACAAAAGAAGAAAGGCAGATGGCTAAGGCGATAAACTTCGGTCTCATTTACGGCATATCGCCAAAATCTTTAATGGAATATGCAAGGAACAACTACAGCATAGATATTTCAATGAAGGAAGCCCAGAAATTTCATGAAAGATTTTTTGAGGTGTATTCTGGTTTTAAAAATTGGCACGACAGGGTAAAACAGGATCTATCAAAAAAACATTCTCTTGTTGTTTACTCCCTTCTCGGAAGAAGAATGGTTGTTCATAGATTTACAGAGGCTGTAAACTTTCCTATACAGGCAACAGGAAGTGATCTTTTAAAGATGGCTGTTGTTTTCTTTGGAAAGCTGAAAAATGATCTTGATGCTCAGATTGTTAATCTTGTTCATGATGAGATAATTGTTGAGAGCAGTGAAGAAAACTCACAGAAGGCAAAAGAGATCCTTTCACAGAGTATGCTTAAGGCAGGTAAAATACTTCTTAGGAAAGTTCCTGTAGAGTTTGAGGTGGAGATCGTAGGAACATGGGCTGATAAATAA